CATTGAAAAAGGATGGCTTAAGGATTTCGCTGCGCTTAAGTTCGTCCAATTCCATTCActtattaagaatattttaaatggttCGATTGGCCATTAAATCAGGGCTTTTTGCGTGTTCTTGTAATTAATACGTGAGGCTgcagaatatttattttcacacGCAGCGGCCAAGGCAAccaggcaggcagtcaggaCCAATccgacagtcagtcagtcattcagtccgTCAGTTACTCAAGCCAGCAGCGTCCAGTTCGGCGCAGTGAAAACAATTACCTTGTTGCAAGAGTCACagctgcgagtgtgtgtgtgtgtggcaattaTAAGTTGTTCGTGTctgttaattaaatgtgtcAAGTGACGGCATTTAATAAGCTTCAGTTATTTACAAAAGGAACGACATTGaggcaaacgcaaacgcataCGCAGTGTGGTACACAGAACGCAGAACGTAGACACTTCAGTTCAGGCATTTCAGTTAAAGCCCCACGAATACTGCTTGTATAAAAGTCacttttcttttgatttgaaCGCATTGAGCGTATTGATAAGTCGCCATTGCTGATGTGctcatttcgttttctttttgttcatttaaatGCCTTCAGAAAATATTTCTCTTCAAGCATTAATTAATTGGATCACATGCTTACATGGACATTGCAGGCACTTTACTTTGCATTGGcccttttttgtgtgtgtgttgttgtgatttATACAAGTGCGATATTTCACGCCAATAAAAAAACATGAGGGTGCCAAGTGAAGTGCAATGTCAACGTGATGCCTATTAAAGTGTGCCGAGCAAACAATGCTAATTAGACACCAACTCAAAGTGAataaagagtgtgtgtgtgtgagtgtatgtgtgggaGGGTGTTTGTGTTAATCAGCTTAAAATTGGGTGTGAAATCAAAGCGTTTAGCTCCTGGATAcctgtatatagtatactcATGTATGTATAGTAGATAGTGCTGCTGATGAAAGTCGTTTGGAGTCTGTGGGTTCATTTGACGCTTAAGCATGCGGCATTAATTTGTAAAGTTGTCTCACTGTCTGCCCCAACGTTTCACGTGCAAAACACCCGACACGCGGTTTTGTGGCTTTCGTCACAAGTGGCAAAAACTTGCAACGAGGGGAGCAACTAACAAcgagcaaacaaaacaagctCAGTCTGAAAGAGCCTTTGCCACTTGCCTATTTACCGCCGACTGCCTTTCGGCGAGGGTAGCCAGAGAAATGATGTAAAAATGTGAGAGTGCAAATTAGTAAagacaatttattaaaaattaagaacTAATATTATTTGGTAATTTGGATTAAACCTTTATTGTTGAACATTTTCTTTGacaagtatattaatttatattgtcaattaaatattttactcaaaaagttttttaacGTAGACTTCCTTaaagtaatatttaatatttttaatctacTCTCGCACTTATGCAGCTGTTGCattctaaatatttgcatacatgctgcaaaattagttaaataagCATTTACTGTTGTTTTAATGTAAGTGCTAGTTGTTCttcgctgctgctttgctACACTGTTCTGCTCTTCTATAGTTGTTGCTATGTTTCGCTGTGAATTACTTTTAATGTTTGCCTCCCACGCGTCCGCAACTATTAACAAAAAGGTAATTTTCCTGCAAATTGACATAGAAGACAACAAGGTAAAAGTTCTTTAGCTGGTTTACTTTTTgggacatacacacacaaacacacacacacccgaatttatgtaaatggaaattgcattgcataaGGCCTGAGCTTCGGCCTGAGCTTCGGCGCGTTGTCTTTGAcaacgttacgtatacgcagcgtgcgaatgtgcagcagcagaagcgcGGCGTCTGTTGAACACCATTTTGCACGTAGTATTAGCGCGTTACTTTCATTATTTGTGCCATCTCTTTCGGCGGATGGGGACACAACGCCATTACGCCAGCTGGCAGCCATATTACCGCCTAGGCTCGACCTGACTCTCGTGCTCTATTTGGGGGCTCTCACTTTGGTGGTTTTTCTTCTGTAACTGGCACTTTGCCTTTAGTTTTTCGGTATTTTCTTTATAGGTTTCCTGTGCTTTAGCGCCGTTGTTGAAAGTGGAAAATGTTTACGAAGAACTTTAACCCAGAATATGGGTCTTTATAACCTTCATTATGTGACGCGTTAATTGGAAGGGTTGCGTtcctttaaaataattgctaTGTGCATATGTGAGTTCATAAGCACCCAAGTGCTCCTTACATAttacaaagtaaacaaaaacgaaagcCCTTAAGGTGACAGTTAATAATTAAATCgccaaacaaatgaaattgaaagttCAGCTTCAGTGGAgattttctaaaataaatacgaatggtgtttgtgtaattaatatttattaaatcaagtTTGATTGTCTCAACATGACTGTTAATAATtgatttgcaaaacaaatgaaatcgAAAGTTTTTAGCTTGCTTAattaacattgaaaataaagcagtgtaaattaaatacaactttagaaattcaaatatttagatcttttggcaaacaaaatgaaagtaCTTTGATTATTATGGAGTCGCGCTTTCCTCTAGaaacaattattattctaTTGTGCGCGCTGAGTTTTCCCACTGAAAGTCgcaactgcaattaaaaaagtaatagTCACAACTTTTGCGCAAGTGCAAGGCAAAATTAACAACTCTTTCAGTTGGtgttttttatagtatatgaaaacaaaaaagttgtaATTAAGTAGGTAAGCAATTCGTAAAATGTGTCCAGAAATGCGCGCTTAATTATCAACTGCAAGATGGCAAGAAGGAAATAAGAAGGGAAGTCGCTTAATAAGCTGGAGCTGCCGCTTGACCAGTTGCTGCAAGTTGCATGCTTCAAGCTGGGGTTCCCATCGCATGCAGCATAACTATGTATGAAAACTGTCCCCGACCGGCAGTATCAAATATACAAGTAAATTGCTTCATTTTCGAATTTCTGTCATAGTCGACGTGCTTTGTGCTTTTCTGCTTGTGCCTCTCGATtggactgtctgtctgtctctctctctctctctgtctctgcgtGTTGTCTGTTTCCTCTTTTGCTCATATGTTTGAAAATCTATTCGTGCCacgaatttcattttcaacttGGCAGCtgaaatgtttgcttttgttgcaacaacggcaacgacaacgacgacgacgacgacgacgtcaacgACGTGCAACGGCTGCCAGGcaacttattaaaaatgtctgcagtagtaagcaaaaaataaaaaagaaaaaaagaaaaccaaaaaaaaaataaaagaacgCAAGTGTGAGAGGatgcagcaaaagaaaattatttgccGCAAAAGTTGCCAGCGACCGAGAGTTGACAATGAGTTGACAACGAGCAGTTTATACTTACTTTTGGCAGCAGGAAGAGAGTGCAATGTTGTGCTTTtctgtaattgttgttggtacCATCAACTAGCACGACTAAGTGAAATTGCTTTGATTTCCgacattaaatttgttgcacaCCTCTTTAATTGTCATGCAACATCTTGTGTACTTGCCACACCACCCCACCCCACCACCTGCAAGTGCCGCCACAATgattgtgtgagtgtgaatgcgATTGTACGCGCTCTGCAATTATTTGCAATGGTTTGGCTTCTTTTCTCAGGTTTCGCTTTAAGTGCACTCGCTGAAATCTCAATTGGATTCAAGGCGAGGTGCGCAAGTAATCGAATGTCTTGGCCAGCATACATCGCTGTTGAGTCCTTTTTGGCTTTTCATTTATTCGCACTCACCGGCAGTTGCAATCTGCAGACTGCGATGGAATGAGTAGGTTTTCTTGGGtgtcctttttttttacatcAAAAAGGCAATCACCAGCTCATCACGCATATGTGCAAGTCATTTCAAGGATGTGCcgctttccctttccctttcttttactctctttttgttttatctcATTTGCGATGACGTTgcgtatttttatacccgctacctatagggtagaagggtatgatTAGTGTATGTAATATGGAAAAGaagtcatctccgaccccaaAAAGTATAGATATAGTCGATATAGTCAGATTCGTctttccgtctgtctgtctgtctttccgCATGAACATGTAGATCTAAAAGATCTATTGAAGGTAGAGCAATAATTTCTTCCGCCCCCACTTCCGCAAGCGTAATAGTAAAGCTAGAAtcaatttggaattttttgtataccgtgatatactttaaatattgtaatagtatattagtatacttatataccaaatgtaaccttctgtatattttagtatttttagaatattaattctgtatatttcgctgttatttaaaatgggtagcgggtatctcatagtcgagcacgctagactgtaactttcttattCCTTCTTTATTACACTTAACTCGTTATGCATTGTTGCAGTCAATTGGCGTCGAGGGTTGTCTGCCTGATGAGCCAATGATAGGGCAGACAGCCAGCCAAGTGGGCAAGgaaagaatgaatgaaaatgctCTTGTAGCCGGTTTCAGTGTCAGGGTTGCAGGTGTTCAGGCTTTTAATGAATGGGAATTATAAGGCGCACTGCGTTAGTTAGTTGCAGGGATCGTGTCACTGATTTACGCTTAACGACATTTGAAGAGCTTATTTATTGACTCGACGTGTTTGCTTTTGGGGAAGCAGTAAACAAACTCCATAATTAAAGCATCAAATGCAGACAAAGCTGACTCGAACTTGTCAAACATATCAGTTGACTTatgtaaacaacaaacaaagacACAAGCTAATACactaactttaaataaaactgaGACAACCTGTGTGTGGGAAACTTTGTTGAAACaccaaacaaacagcagctaATGTAGTGTATTAAGAACAATGCGGAGAGTAAAGAGCTCTGGCATAAAGATAGGACACATACGTGGCGTTCAACTTGAGTAACATGTCCAGGCCACAGACAGCGGGAAAAGATCTCAACGAGGCAACGAGGCAGCGAGCAGGTGTTTCAAGTTattcattaaaacaaaaggaaaCAGACAGCCACGACAGACCTAAGGAGAAGCAGAACAGGCCATAAGGGATACAcaatatgtatacatatatatgtatatagaatgTAGTAGAAGAAGGAGCAACAGCCCAAGACGCTTGGCAAGCAGTCAGTCAGAACTTTTGCTACCGCTGGTTAAGATTGTGGTCGACACGCAATTGCGGCAATTTCAACTTGAATGCGCtgtctctcactcgctctctctcgctctgcaCACTTCAGGCACCCAAGCGCACCGAGGTGGCAAGCACAAGATGTGCCACAGCTCAGCAGGCGAGGCTTCTtcttgctttggctgacatcCGCCGCAGTCCATCCTGGCAAAGAGTTGAGCGCGCCAAGTGCCAGCGCCAATTGAAACCGAATCCGGTTTTTGGGTGTGCGTTAACTTTCCATGCCCGGTAGCGCTGATTGCTCCGACATCAGAGGGACggacagagactgagactgaggagCGAAACTAATTCAGCAGCTGCTTCTTGGCATTGGTTTCAGGTTCTTACTTACTTTGTTCATCGCAGTTATATTGTTATGTGCTCTGTTTTGCATAACAGATGCAACTTCTTGTGTATCTGTAGGCGATTCCAGTTCGATTTATCATGCGCAAAGTTATGATCTCTTAAGTGGCCGGCATTTAGTGCTCCAGTTTGACGTTCTCCTCAATTGGTCGCTATAAATTTTTCCCATGACAACTCTAATTATACGCAGTGTTCTTGTAGAGCTGCCGATTAATCGAAATCGTTTGCAAACTTAATAAGCTGTTATTAGCGCATAGTAAAATATAGTGTTTTATGCCAGAGATGATACAGATTAAGAACTAAGCAAACTCATTCTATGTAGAGGCAAATTCTTTTTCATCAGTAAATTTCCATTGAAAACTGTTGGCAACATAATAAAACACggctttgcttttataatcACACCTCAGATTTTATCTATGGACAACGTGAGCTACTacatcattaatttatttaacaatttggtCAACTCACTTATAATTGTCGgcatattataattatttcgcTGAAGATTGGAGCATAGAACTTGTGCCAAAATTGCCATTGTAAACCATACTTggaacataaatattaatggaATCGTTGTTCAAGtaccaaaaatgtatttctggGGGGAAGTTTTCATATGCCGCATGCATAggaaacgaaaataaaaccaCGAAATTATGAAGCCAaaacaagtaacaaaaaaaaaaagtataggAAAGGAGACAGTTTCTAGTTATTCGTAGAACGGAAGTTGGCTAGCAGAGTCGAGAGGAACCCACAGCAATGTTCGAAACGTAGTTTGAGTTCAAAAAGAGGCCATAAATATTgttcatttgtaaataaatggctaaaaaatagaaaagaaatacaaaaccaaaataGAAAACGCACAGCGTACAGCATATAAAACATTGTCCAGTTTGCTGCCCTTCAGTTCATTGCCAGTCCGAAGAGttcaactacaactacaaatacaaGCACAAGCACGAGTTCAACTATGAGTATGAGTTTGAGTACTTGTAACTCTGTTATTTCCTAGACAAACATGGGCCGCCCCAACGAGGaggttgttgtgtttgttttattatagTATCATCTTCCGGTCACTTTGTCATTTCTCCACAACATAATTCAAACAGTTACGGCGAGACAAGTGGCCGCTGCGCGTGTCCAAAACCGAATCGCCATCTATCAGCTACCGAGTATATACGTAGTATATAATAGTAGCTAAGAAGAACtggaattattaaaaatacgcGTAGCAAGAAACTCGCTTTTCCAACTAACGGAAGTGCTATAGACAACGTCGATTggtttcttatttgtttttccccaatggttttttatttcaattgatttttgtcGCAAGTCAATGAATTGGTTGGCGAGTGTACTTGGAGAAATTAACTCCATTAATGGGGTTGTGGTAATGGATACGCTTTAAATGCTATTTATATGGAACACGATTTTATAAAATGTCATAGTtctttgaaaaaaaaagaaaacaacagcagtttttatgaattaaattatgattctttattgtttgttgttttggtgatgtttaattaaatattgtgttaaatatgcatattaaatgGCGTTTTGCTTATGCTTATTGAATTTTCTATGAAAAATAAAGGTTTCggcaaatttgattttatgtttatattcaattatttcatGAAAAACATGCTATTTTGCTcttatattttagatatagTCAAGAATAATACAactgaatttgattttttcctTCGCTTGGTTTCCGTTTTgataacttttaaattaatattctttctgatttctagtattttttattatttttgcggttaattaatttagtatatttttcaataaataccggactgttttgctttcataaaaaaaatgggtGGTGGGTCTCTTAATACAATGTTTCTCTTTAAAATTGATAGTTTCTTGTAGTCTacacattatttttatgccTTTACATAAGtaacatacatacgtatgtgtATCGAATTGTTCTTTCTCACAATTCGCAATGGTTGTACCACAATTCTCTCAGTGCATTGAGCGTGGACTTGTTTAGAGTGTTTTAAATACAAAGCGGCCTAGCGAGTCGCAATTGCCGCGCCAGCCGCAGCCACATTCAACTACAACGGcacacatactcgtatacATTCACATAGACTTACAATGAAGTAAGCCGAGAATACAACATGCCACACAGCGAGAGGCACACGCTGCCCAGTGGTCGCCACTTAAATGCGTGCCGATAGAGAGACGAGGAGGGAGGGGCAGAGCAGACGCCTACACTAACCCGACCCCGAGTGCTGCAATGTCGCAGCGCACTTTGAATATGAATTACACAGAAAGTGCACACGACTTTGATGCGTTGCATCAAAAGCAGTCGGCGGCAGTCAACCGAGCTggtggcagttgcagttgcagcgcCATTCATGTGGCATTCATGTAGAAGCCTTTTGTGATGGAGGAGGTGAGGAGGCGAAAGTGAACTGTGCTGAACGGGTTTAGTCAGAATTTGATGTTAATAGCTAAGCCGATGCGTGGCGTTGGCATCgatgatgatcatgatgatgacTATGACAATgtcgatgttgatgatgattcCTCGACTCAAAGCAttttgaactttgaaataatGACATTAGCATGCAACAAGGTGCAGTTTGTAGTTGTTCGGGAGATTGTGAACAGAGTTGTGAAAGACATTTGGACAGCTTGTTTCCGCACTGTGTCGAGTGGAGCGTCATTCAGATTGTGATCATTATGATTGCCGTCGTTATTATAGTTGGCATTGTCAACTTTTGGacgttgattgattgattaattaacAAAGGAATTGCCGTTATATTTCCCCAATTGAAGAAGAATTTGCATATCTAATGcccaacacactcacactcgcactcgcactctaACTTCAAACTCATATTCATTCAACTCGACGCAGTTCGTATGTAGTTCATTGTGTTagttatgcaaatgttgcactTCCGCTCAGACAACATGCCAAACATGCCCCAATGCAGcttaattattcattaatttcaacttaaatttcccgcatattgttattgttattgcacGCCATTTTTGGACTATTTATTATTGCCGGCCTGGCCAGAGATTCCCTCCTAACTCCCCGGGCAGACGGGGCGTGGCTTTTGCACATCTGCAGGCTTTTGTCACCATAAATGAAGTGTTACCCgattatgaaatataattatgatGCGCGCATTGTGCAACGTGGTTCCCCAATGAGCTTCAATAGCCATTCTCATTGGGTCAATGTGTCTACAGTGTTGTGCGTTTAAAAGCTGCcagctttgttgttgctctgcttatttgttattgttgttgttgtcattaaaGCAACCTTTGACAGGCTCTTTGACAGCATCGAGATACACAATATTCCCTGAACATTTTAGTTTACTTCATCTGGGCctacaaaacacaacaaaaatagcacTAACCTGTTTCATAATCTTAGTTGATTGCATTAAAATGCCTTGCATATTCAATCCTGGTTATATTGGACCCAATCCGCCTTGCTGTGATCCCGAGTGTACCGAAGCAGGCAACTGCAATAATCCCGAGTGTGGACCTTGTCCAGGACCGCGAGCACCTTGTGGTGGTTGTTCACCGCCCATCGATCCAGGGCAGGAATGTGCTGTCACAATGCCGCCGAAAGTTGTAGACGAAGTGGCAAATGATTGTGAAGCTTGTAGCAATAAAGCTGAATCTGCCAATCCCTCAAATCCTCCACCAACACAGCAATAAACTGGAAACTTTAAAGCCCTAAACTTGTCTTTTAAATATTCCTCTTTAAGTTGTTTTtcaataacatattttttaatagtcACACTGAAATAGCTCTTAAAGTGAAAGTTTTAGCTAATtgcatataataatttgtttatatatgtctatatttcttgatttttcattaaaatttaatttaaacctAAATTAACTACCAATGATCAAGTCTTCGTTGCTTTTTCTCTTGTAACCTAACTTGTTACTTGTCTTGCTGTCTTTGAAAATAAACACTTTGCTTCTTTTCTAGTCAAAATTGTAGTTTagattttttgtaaaaattcaaaattaaaattcaatacattaaatatgcGTTCTTCACGCTGTACTGGTGATTGCATGAATCCCTTTTATGTTGGCCCCTATCCGGATAAGGCTTGCGGCAGTTGTCCTTATGGCATATATTCGGGATTTAATCCATGCGGCTGGAGGTGCAAATGTAATGTTGAAAAGAAGCAGAAGGCTTTAACAAAAACCGCAAGCAAAACTAGCAAAACTGAACTCAAAGCTGTGGATAAAGCTGAGAGTAAAGCTTTAGTCAAAACTGAGTGCAAGACTCTGAATAAGACTGACAGCAAGGCGATAAGTAAGGTTGAGAGTAAGATGGAAAATAAGGAGGAAAGTAAGATAGAAAGCAAGACGGGTGGTAGTCAGAAGAACAGCAAATCTGACCTAAAGGCTGCAAGCAAAAACAAGTTGACATagaaaagaagcaaaaataaaaatgatcgctcattattgaaattaataaatatactaaactagCTTCATTTGAATCATGTTGGCTTTGTAGCATTGCCTTctgtttggcattttaatttatttgacaaaaaattaaaaattctaaattttattgtttgacTGACGCGAAGACTTTGGAGTTAAAGAGTAAACCAAATTTGAAGCCAACCGCAATGGATGTGGCGCATAATAGTGTGGGAGTAGTTGGCACAGtggcatttttgttgcttctgtCACATACGACAACTAAGGTAATGCTCAAGGCATCGACGCCTCTCTGTGAAATGGCAGGGCGAGCTTTGATGGAGCCACGGGGTTATGTGCAGAAAATGCTGATGAGTGCACCAATGCGAAATACTTGTTCGTTGGTCAAGAAAACGGGATGTGGCCTTTATAATTTAGTCGAGATCTTTGCCAACTCGAATGTCAGAAGCATGCCTAATATAAAGCCAATGTATATGAGAAGTTTCCGCAATTCAATGCAt
This window of the Drosophila albomicans strain 15112-1751.03 chromosome 2L, ASM965048v2, whole genome shotgun sequence genome carries:
- the LOC117563516 gene encoding male-specific sperm protein Mst84Db-like: MPCIFNPGYIGPNPPCCDPECTEAGNCNNPECGPCPGPRAPCGGCSPPIDPGQECAVTMPPKVVDEVANDCEACSNKAESANPSNPPPTQQ